From the genome of Candidatus Omnitrophota bacterium:
TACCGCGAAATGGCGCGTCCTCTTTTTTATCCCGGCACAGAAAGGCCCTTATCTGGCTTTCTGAGTTCATGTTCTTAAAAAGCTCCGAATAAGCGAACAAGTGTATGCGGCCCAGGGTAAAAAGCGGGATGAGCGGAAGTAAATACAGGAACATGATATTGCCCGTACGCGAATACGAATAAGCTCCCAGCGCCATTTGCAGCACAACGCCACCCAGGGACGACGCGTATGGGTCAAGAACAGCACCGGAGGCGGAAGTACGCCCCGTTATCCTGGCCAGATGCCCGTCACTCCAGTCCAACACGCCCTTTATGAAATATATCACCGCGCCAGCCACCACACATCCCGGCAATCCCGAACCTATAAGCACCGCCCCCACGATCCCCGTAAGGGCGTATGTTACCGTCACGGCATTAGGCGTGATCCGCGTCCTCAGCAGAAGGTATACCAGTACAGCGCTCGCTTCCATGTAGAAACGCGCCTTCAGGAAAGTGTA
Proteins encoded in this window:
- a CDS encoding CDP-alcohol phosphatidyltransferase family protein; amino-acid sequence: MKSIRELREYQYDYHSRLYPYVNDWRKCPYTFLKARFYMEASAVLVYLLLRTRITPNAVTVTYALTGIVGAVLIGSGLPGCVVAGAVIYFIKGVLDWSDGHLARITGRTSASGAVLDPYASSLGGVVLQMALGAYSYSRTGNIMFLYLLPLIPLFTLGRIHLFAYSELFKNMNSESQIRAFLCRDKKEDAPFRGMADGGGMAARGYSLLNRVLDNRARTVDLICLLLVFEQVSRYSIVWLVFAGFLVKDVLLFLCSLYAVLKGDWVGSSLRDKYGEVFETYERIKK